In the genome of Flavobacteriales bacterium, one region contains:
- a CDS encoding peptidylprolyl isomerase yields the protein MRVSIVHILATVVFTVSSVMLTAQESPVIMTIDDTKVTQEEFENIYKKNNKDSVITEEALDEYVELFINFKLKVKEAERLQMDTNPDFKAELAGYRKQLARPYLVDNEMTDQLLKEAYERLKTEVDASHILMIAKPDASPEDTLKAYNTLKDVRKKIIDGKMTFSDAAMTYSQDPSAQSNEGRLGYFTSLQMVYPFENAAYNTEVGEISDIVRSRFGYHILKVHDKREARGEIRVAHIMVKVDQTADEATTEKAKAKIEDIYDELESGTDFDQLARQHSDDKSSSRNGGELPWFGTGKMVQEFEDTAFSLENDGDFSRPFRTSYGWHIVKRLERKGIESYDDMERNLKQRINKDVRSQMSTRSFVKKVKDEYGFKEKVKNLDPVQALADSTLLKGSWRPGDTSKMTAWLFQIGDKKYTQDDFIYYLRASQGRSRETDLRKYVADKYDLFKQKSLIDYEDSKLEQKYPDFRALMKEYRDGILLFELTDQKVWTKAVRDTTGLKQYYEDHKEDFMYDERVEGTIFRCKDKATAERVREMILSGDPNDEIEKTVNSESQLDLTITSGKYEADEGTIAGLIEFEKGISDIHEIDDQWVFMQVKEVLPPSPRPFDKIKGLVTAAYQNQLEKEWIEELRGRYTVKVDKDVLYSVK from the coding sequence ATGAGAGTATCGATCGTCCATATTCTTGCAACCGTAGTGTTCACCGTATCAAGCGTGATGCTCACCGCTCAAGAATCTCCGGTCATCATGACCATCGATGACACAAAGGTGACCCAGGAGGAATTCGAGAATATCTACAAGAAGAACAACAAGGACTCGGTCATCACTGAAGAGGCCTTGGATGAATATGTGGAATTGTTCATCAACTTCAAACTCAAGGTCAAAGAGGCCGAGCGCTTACAGATGGATACCAATCCGGATTTCAAAGCAGAACTGGCTGGTTATAGAAAGCAATTGGCCCGACCCTATCTCGTAGATAATGAGATGACAGATCAGTTGCTGAAAGAAGCGTATGAGCGCCTCAAGACAGAAGTGGATGCAAGTCACATCCTCATGATCGCCAAGCCTGATGCTTCACCTGAGGATACGCTCAAGGCTTACAATACGCTCAAGGACGTACGTAAGAAGATCATCGATGGTAAGATGACCTTTTCCGATGCGGCCATGACCTACTCTCAGGATCCTTCCGCCCAGTCCAATGAAGGTCGATTGGGCTATTTCACTTCTTTGCAGATGGTCTATCCGTTTGAGAATGCGGCTTACAATACAGAAGTCGGAGAAATCTCGGACATCGTTCGTTCCAGATTCGGCTATCACATACTTAAAGTGCATGATAAGCGAGAGGCCCGAGGTGAGATACGTGTAGCCCATATCATGGTCAAGGTGGATCAGACGGCCGATGAGGCTACAACTGAAAAGGCCAAGGCCAAGATCGAGGACATCTATGACGAATTGGAGTCCGGAACGGATTTCGACCAATTGGCCCGTCAACACTCCGATGATAAATCCAGCAGCAGGAATGGGGGAGAACTCCCCTGGTTCGGCACGGGGAAAATGGTGCAGGAGTTCGAGGATACGGCCTTCAGTTTGGAAAACGATGGGGATTTTAGCCGTCCATTCCGCACCAGTTATGGTTGGCATATCGTCAAGCGATTGGAGCGAAAGGGTATAGAGTCGTATGACGATATGGAGCGCAACCTCAAACAGCGCATCAACAAGGACGTTCGTTCACAGATGAGTACACGGTCCTTTGTCAAGAAAGTCAAAGACGAGTACGGATTCAAGGAGAAGGTCAAGAATCTAGATCCTGTGCAGGCACTGGCCGATTCTACTTTACTTAAGGGAAGCTGGAGACCAGGAGATACCAGCAAAATGACGGCTTGGCTGTTCCAGATCGGGGACAAGAAGTACACTCAGGACGATTTCATCTACTATCTCAGGGCCTCTCAGGGGAGATCAAGGGAGACAGACCTTAGGAAGTACGTTGCTGACAAGTACGACCTTTTCAAACAGAAGAGTCTGATCGACTATGAGGACTCCAAACTCGAGCAGAAGTATCCAGACTTCAGGGCACTGATGAAGGAATACAGAGATGGAATCCTGCTCTTCGAATTGACCGACCAGAAGGTATGGACCAAGGCCGTTAGGGACACTACCGGTCTCAAGCAATACTATGAGGATCACAAAGAGGACTTCATGTACGATGAGCGTGTAGAAGGCACCATCTTCCGATGTAAGGATAAAGCGACTGCCGAAAGAGTGCGGGAAATGATCCTCTCAGGTGACCCCAATGACGAGATCGAGAAGACCGTGAACTCCGAGTCGCAATTGGATCTGACCATCACCTCCGGAAAATACGAGGCAGATGAAGGCACGATCGCGGGATTGATAGAATTCGAAAAAGGAATTTCCGATATCCATGAGATCGATGATCAATGGGTGTTCATGCAGGTCAAAGAAGTCCTGCCACCTTCACCACGCCCTTTCGACAAGATCAAGGGATTGGTCACAGCTGCCTATCAGAATCAGCTGGAGAAAGAGTGGATCGAGGAATTACGTGGACGGTATACAGTCAAGGTAGATAAGGACGTTCTTTATTCCGTCAAGTGA
- the guaB gene encoding IMP dehydrogenase — translation MANSPRFNKEGLTYDDVLLVPAYSEILPKDVSTRSRFSRNITLNSPLVSAAMDTVTESSLAIAMAQQGGIGVIHKNMSIEEQAAEVRKVKRSESGMIQDPVTLTVDSVAGDALRLMSEHSIGGIPVVDEKGKLKGIVTNRDLRFVKQKDHPISKIMTSENLVTVSPDIDLSRAEDILQEHKIEKLPVVDEDFNLVGLITFRDIIKVKEHPNSCKDDFGRLRVAAAIGVTSDSIQRAAALAEAGVDAIIIDTAHGHTKGVVEVLKECKDLFKGVDMVVGNVATAEGARFLAEAGADAVKVGIGPGSICTTRVIAGVGVPQLTAVCEVADALEEYDIPLIADGGVRYSGDVVKALAGGAGSVMIGSLLAGVEESPGETIIYEGRKFKSYRGMGSIEAMQRGSKDRYFQESTDDISKFVPEGISGRVPYKGSLAEVMYQMLGGLRAGMGYCGAKDMDDLRRATFIRITNAGVKESHPHDVSITREAPNYSYR, via the coding sequence ATGGCCAATTCCCCCAGATTCAATAAAGAAGGACTGACATACGATGACGTCCTCCTCGTACCTGCGTACTCAGAGATTCTTCCTAAAGATGTGAGCACACGCTCGCGATTCTCGCGCAACATCACACTCAATTCTCCCTTGGTCTCTGCTGCTATGGATACAGTCACCGAGAGCAGTCTGGCCATAGCTATGGCCCAGCAAGGCGGTATCGGTGTGATACATAAGAATATGAGTATCGAAGAGCAGGCAGCCGAGGTGCGCAAGGTCAAGCGCTCTGAGAGCGGTATGATCCAGGATCCGGTCACTTTGACCGTGGATTCCGTAGCTGGAGATGCACTGCGCTTGATGTCAGAGCATAGTATCGGAGGTATTCCGGTCGTTGATGAAAAAGGTAAGCTCAAAGGAATTGTTACCAACAGGGATCTGAGGTTTGTAAAGCAAAAGGATCACCCGATCTCTAAAATCATGACCAGTGAGAATCTGGTCACCGTCTCCCCAGATATCGATCTCAGCAGAGCAGAGGACATTCTTCAAGAACACAAGATCGAGAAACTTCCTGTGGTCGATGAAGATTTCAACCTGGTGGGTCTTATCACCTTCAGGGATATCATCAAGGTCAAGGAGCATCCCAATAGTTGCAAGGATGATTTCGGTCGTCTCAGAGTAGCAGCGGCCATCGGAGTGACATCTGACAGTATTCAACGCGCAGCGGCCTTGGCTGAGGCTGGAGTGGATGCCATTATCATCGACACAGCGCATGGGCATACCAAAGGAGTGGTCGAGGTGCTTAAAGAATGTAAGGATCTCTTCAAGGGTGTGGATATGGTCGTAGGAAATGTCGCTACGGCCGAAGGCGCTCGTTTCCTCGCAGAAGCAGGTGCTGATGCGGTCAAGGTGGGAATCGGTCCAGGTTCTATCTGTACCACTCGCGTGATCGCAGGGGTCGGTGTACCTCAGCTCACCGCAGTGTGTGAAGTAGCAGATGCATTGGAAGAGTATGACATTCCACTCATCGCAGATGGAGGAGTTAGATATTCTGGAGATGTGGTCAAGGCCTTGGCCGGTGGGGCAGGATCGGTAATGATCGGCTCATTGCTGGCAGGGGTCGAGGAATCCCCGGGGGAGACCATCATCTATGAAGGAAGAAAGTTCAAATCCTATCGGGGCATGGGTTCTATCGAGGCTATGCAGCGCGGCTCCAAAGACCGTTACTTCCAAGAGAGCACCGATGATATCTCCAAATTCGTCCCTGAAGGAATCTCCGGAAGGGTCCCATACAAAGGGTCCCTAGCTGAGGTGATGTATCAGATGCTCGGTGGACTGCGGGCCGGTATGGGCTATTGCGGTGCCAAGGATATGGATGACCTTCGCAGAGCCACCTTTATCCGTATCACCAATGCTGGAGTCAAGGAGTCGCATCCGCATGATGTATCCATCACTCGAGAAGCTCCGAATTACAGTTATCGTTGA